The Collimonas sp. PA-H2 genome contains a region encoding:
- a CDS encoding carboxyl transferase domain-containing protein, whose translation MPQLESKLNPRSEEFQQNAGALNLLVDDLRQKVAQIAEGGGEAARSKHVARGKLLPRDRVQMLLDPGTPFMEFSQLAAYHVYKDKDGSDAAPAAGVITGIGRIAGQECVVVCNDATVKGGTYYPLSVKKHLRAQEIAEQNNLPCIYLVDSGGANLPNQDEVFPDRDHFGRIFYNQANLSAKGIPQIAVVMGSCTAGGAYVPAMSDESIIVKNQGTIFLAGPPLVKAATGEVVSAEDLGGGDVHTRLSGVADHLAQNDMHALSLARTIVSNLNRQKPQGPLLRPVVEPKYPAHELYGVIPVDTRKPFDVREVIARVVDGSEFDEFKARYGTTLICGFAHIYGMPVGIIANNGILFSEAALKGTHFIELCSQRKIPLVFLQNITGFMVGRRYENEGIARNGAKMVTAVATTSVPKLTVIIGGSFGAGNYGMCGRAYSPRFLWMWPNARISVMGGEQAAGVLATVKRDGIEGKGGSWSAEEEEAFKKPIRDQYEHQGHPYYASARLWDDGVIDPADTRRVLGLGLSAALNAPIADTKFGVFRM comes from the coding sequence ATGCCCCAGTTAGAAAGCAAGCTGAATCCACGCAGCGAAGAATTCCAGCAAAACGCCGGCGCCCTCAACCTGCTGGTCGACGACCTGCGCCAGAAAGTCGCGCAGATTGCCGAAGGCGGCGGCGAGGCGGCGCGCAGCAAGCATGTGGCGCGCGGCAAATTGCTGCCGCGCGACCGCGTGCAGATGCTGCTCGATCCAGGCACGCCCTTCATGGAGTTTTCCCAGCTTGCGGCCTACCACGTCTACAAGGACAAGGACGGCAGCGACGCCGCGCCGGCCGCCGGCGTGATCACCGGCATCGGCCGCATCGCCGGCCAGGAATGCGTGGTGGTCTGCAATGACGCCACGGTCAAGGGCGGTACCTACTATCCGCTCAGCGTCAAGAAACACTTGCGGGCGCAGGAAATCGCCGAGCAGAACAACCTGCCTTGCATCTACCTGGTCGACAGCGGCGGCGCCAACTTGCCCAATCAGGACGAAGTCTTCCCAGACCGTGACCATTTCGGCCGCATCTTTTACAACCAGGCCAACCTGTCGGCCAAGGGCATTCCGCAGATCGCCGTGGTGATGGGTTCTTGTACCGCCGGCGGCGCCTATGTGCCGGCGATGAGCGACGAATCGATCATCGTCAAGAACCAGGGCACGATTTTCCTGGCCGGTCCGCCGCTGGTGAAAGCCGCCACCGGTGAAGTCGTCAGCGCCGAAGACCTCGGCGGCGGCGATGTCCATACCCGTCTGTCGGGCGTGGCCGATCACCTGGCGCAGAACGATATGCACGCGCTGTCGCTGGCGCGCACCATCGTCTCCAACCTGAACCGGCAAAAGCCGCAAGGCCCGCTGCTGCGGCCGGTGGTGGAACCGAAATATCCAGCGCACGAACTGTACGGCGTGATTCCGGTCGACACCCGCAAGCCGTTCGACGTGCGCGAAGTGATCGCGCGCGTGGTCGACGGCAGCGAGTTCGATGAATTCAAGGCGCGCTACGGCACCACGCTGATCTGCGGCTTCGCCCACATCTACGGCATGCCGGTCGGCATCATCGCCAACAACGGCATCCTGTTTTCCGAAGCCGCCCTGAAGGGCACGCACTTCATCGAACTCTGCTCGCAGCGCAAGATTCCGCTGGTGTTCCTGCAAAACATCACCGGCTTCATGGTTGGCCGCCGCTACGAAAATGAAGGCATCGCCCGCAACGGCGCCAAGATGGTGACCGCGGTGGCTACCACTTCGGTGCCGAAGCTGACCGTGATCATCGGCGGCAGCTTCGGCGCCGGCAACTACGGTATGTGCGGCCGCGCCTACTCGCCGCGCTTTCTGTGGATGTGGCCTAACGCGCGCATTTCAGTGATGGGCGGCGAGCAGGCCGCCGGCGTGCTGGCTACCGTCAAGCGCGACGGCATCGAAGGCAAGGGCGGCAGCTGGAGCGCCGAGGAAGAAGAGGCTTTCAAAAAGCCGATCCGCGACCAGTACGAACATCAAGGCCATCCGTATTACGCGTCCGCCCGCCTGTGGGACGACGGGGTGATCGATCCGGCCGATACGCGCCGGGTACTGGGGCTGGGTTTGAGCGCTGCTTTGAATGCGCCGATTGCTGATACCAAATTCGGCGTGTTCCGGATGTAA
- a CDS encoding AMP-binding protein, with amino-acid sequence MKQLISSIDSGRQDTPLIEQTIGAFFDGMAARVPDNDALVSRHQNIRFSYRQLQHEARRLASAMLKLGLQPGDRIGIWSHNNAEWLLTQLATAYAGIVLVNINPAYRVSELEYALNNVGCKALISMTSFKTSDYLEMIRSVAPELAAAQAGALQAARLPTLKTVIQLGSDAVPGMLRFADLIAGGDAADPRLAEIGNGLRATDPINIQFTSGTTGFPKGATLTHRNILNNGFFIGEAMKLTAADRLCIPVPLYHCFGMVLGNLACLTHGATIIYPNDGFEPLAVLQAVQEERCTGLHGVPTMFIAELDHPRFAEFDLSTLRTGIMAGSPCPIEVMKRVVRDMHLEQITIAYGMTETSPVSCQSMTDTPLEKRVSTVGTVQPHLQVKIIDPESGAIMPIGSSGELCTHGYSVMHGYWGDAEKTREAIDAEGWMHTGDLAVMDAEGYVNIVGRMKDMVIRGGENIYPREIEEFLYRHPAVQDVQVVGVPDPKYGEELCAWIILRPGLSADEQAIRDFCQGQIAYYKVPRYIRFVAAFPMTVTGKIQKFKIREAMKDELHLNDVRTA; translated from the coding sequence ATGAAGCAGTTAATTTCCAGTATTGACAGCGGCCGCCAGGATACGCCGCTGATCGAGCAGACCATAGGCGCATTTTTCGACGGCATGGCAGCGCGGGTTCCAGACAACGACGCGCTGGTGTCGCGCCATCAGAACATCCGCTTCAGCTACCGCCAGCTGCAGCATGAAGCGCGGCGCCTGGCCAGCGCCATGCTCAAGCTTGGCCTGCAGCCGGGCGACCGCATCGGCATCTGGTCGCACAACAATGCCGAGTGGCTGCTGACGCAGCTGGCCACCGCCTATGCCGGCATCGTCCTGGTGAATATCAATCCCGCCTACCGTGTCAGCGAGCTGGAATATGCGCTCAACAATGTCGGCTGCAAGGCATTGATCTCGATGACCAGCTTCAAGACCAGCGACTACCTGGAAATGATACGCAGCGTGGCGCCGGAGCTGGCCGCTGCACAAGCGGGCGCTTTACAGGCCGCGCGGCTGCCGACCCTGAAAACCGTGATCCAGCTCGGCAGCGATGCGGTGCCCGGCATGCTGCGCTTCGCCGACCTGATCGCCGGCGGCGATGCAGCCGATCCGCGGCTGGCAGAGATCGGCAACGGCTTGCGCGCCACCGATCCTATCAATATCCAGTTCACCAGCGGCACTACCGGCTTTCCCAAGGGCGCGACGCTGACCCACCGCAATATCCTTAACAACGGCTTTTTCATCGGCGAAGCGATGAAGCTGACTGCCGCCGACCGCCTGTGCATCCCGGTGCCGCTGTATCACTGCTTCGGCATGGTGCTGGGCAATCTGGCCTGCCTGACGCATGGCGCCACCATCATTTATCCGAATGACGGTTTCGAGCCGCTTGCCGTACTGCAGGCGGTGCAGGAAGAACGCTGCACCGGCTTGCACGGCGTGCCGACCATGTTTATTGCCGAGCTCGACCATCCGCGCTTTGCCGAGTTCGACCTGTCGACCTTGCGCACCGGGATCATGGCCGGCTCGCCCTGTCCGATCGAAGTGATGAAACGCGTGGTGCGCGACATGCACCTGGAGCAGATCACGATTGCCTACGGCATGACCGAAACCAGCCCGGTCAGTTGCCAGAGCATGACCGATACGCCGCTGGAAAAGCGGGTATCGACGGTCGGCACTGTGCAGCCGCATCTGCAGGTGAAAATCATCGATCCGGAATCCGGCGCCATCATGCCTATCGGCAGTTCCGGCGAACTGTGCACACATGGTTATTCGGTGATGCACGGCTACTGGGGCGATGCTGAAAAAACGCGCGAAGCGATCGACGCCGAAGGCTGGATGCATACCGGCGACTTGGCGGTGATGGACGCGGAAGGCTACGTCAACATCGTCGGCCGCATGAAAGACATGGTGATACGCGGCGGCGAGAATATCTACCCGCGCGAGATAGAAGAGTTCTTGTACCGCCATCCAGCCGTGCAAGACGTGCAGGTGGTCGGCGTGCCGGACCCGAAATATGGCGAGGAATTGTGCGCCTGGATCATCCTGCGCCCGGGACTGAGTGCGGACGAACAAGCTATACGCGATTTTTGCCAGGGCCAGATCGCTTACTACAAGGTGCCGCGCTACATCCGTTTTGTTGCGGCTTTCCCGATGACCGTCACCGGCAAGATACAGAAATTCAAGATCCGCGAAGCGATGAAGGACGAGCTGCATCTCAACGACGTCCGCACCGCCTGA
- a CDS encoding YchJ family protein, with protein MTAAIVDCPCGGGKYAQCCGRYHAGKEVAPTALALMRSRYSAYVMDNGAYLQATWHASTRSAEPVVAEAGLKWLGLEVRRHEADGDSAIVEFVARYKTGGRAHRLHEVSRFVREPDAAGVSRWFYVDGSFPEK; from the coding sequence TTGACGGCTGCAATCGTAGACTGCCCCTGCGGCGGCGGCAAATACGCGCAATGCTGCGGCCGCTATCACGCGGGCAAGGAAGTGGCGCCGACGGCGCTGGCGCTGATGCGCTCACGCTATAGCGCCTATGTGATGGATAACGGCGCCTATCTGCAGGCGACCTGGCATGCCAGCACCCGATCGGCTGAGCCGGTCGTGGCGGAAGCCGGCTTGAAATGGCTGGGGCTGGAGGTGCGCAGGCATGAGGCAGATGGCGACAGTGCCATCGTCGAGTTTGTGGCGCGCTACAAGACCGGCGGCCGCGCCCATCGTCTGCATGAGGTCAGCCGTTTCGTGCGCGAGCCCGATGCAGCGGGCGTATCGCGGTGGTTTTATGTCGACGGCAGTTTTCCGGAAAAATAA
- a CDS encoding 2-hydroxychromene-2-carboxylate isomerase, with protein MAAAIDFYFDFSSPYGYFAATRIDELAAKYKRDVEWHPILLGPVFKTTGSLPLPQVPIKGDYSFHDFERSARFHGIPYSRPSAFPISTQAAARAVLWVRGRQGEDKANKFAKQIYQAYFVDGINIGEPMHLLEVGHRSGIDTNGLMDGINSLPIKNQLKAEVDLAMARGVFGSPFVIVDGEAFWGFDRFDQLEAFMRDGKI; from the coding sequence ATGGCCGCTGCAATTGATTTCTACTTTGATTTTTCGTCCCCCTACGGTTACTTCGCTGCCACCCGCATCGATGAACTGGCGGCAAAATACAAGCGCGATGTCGAATGGCATCCGATTCTGCTCGGCCCGGTGTTCAAGACCACCGGTTCGCTGCCTTTGCCGCAGGTGCCGATCAAGGGCGATTACTCGTTCCACGATTTCGAGCGCAGCGCGCGTTTCCACGGCATTCCCTACAGCCGCCCGAGCGCCTTCCCGATCTCGACCCAGGCAGCGGCGCGCGCCGTGCTGTGGGTGCGCGGCAGGCAAGGGGAGGACAAGGCCAACAAGTTCGCCAAGCAGATTTACCAGGCTTATTTTGTCGACGGCATCAATATCGGCGAACCGATGCATCTGCTGGAAGTCGGCCACCGCAGCGGCATCGACACCAACGGCCTGATGGACGGCATCAACAGCCTGCCGATCAAGAACCAGCTGAAAGCCGAAGTCGACCTGGCGATGGCGCGCGGCGTGTTCGGCTCGCCGTTCGTGATCGTCGACGGCGAAGCGTTCTGGGGTTTCGACCGTTTCGATCAGCTCGAAGCATTCATGCGGGATGGCAAGATTTGA
- a CDS encoding acetyl-CoA C-acetyltransferase: protein MNDPIVIVGAARTPMGAFQGDFAALTATDLGAVAIKAAVERAGLKPEQVDAVLFGNVLQAGQGQAPARQATIKAGLPVGTNAATISKVCGSAMQATMFGFDSLLAGTNEVVVTGGMESMTNAPYLIPKARGGYRIGHGMIFDHMMLDGLEDAYSKGENGGGRSMGTFGEECASKYHFSRADQDAFAIASVQRAQAATADGSFKWEIAPVTVTSRAGEVVIDKDEGPQKAKIDKIPSLRAAFKKDGTITAASSSSINDGAAALVLMRESTAKKLGCTPIARILGHTSHSQEPEWFTTAPVGAIEKLYKKVGWKHSDVDLYEVNEAFAVVPMATMKEHDIPHDKINVHGGACALGHPIGASGARIIVTLLGALKAKGLKRGVASLCIGGGEGTAIAVELV, encoded by the coding sequence ATGAATGACCCAATCGTTATCGTCGGTGCAGCACGTACTCCAATGGGTGCGTTTCAGGGTGATTTTGCGGCGTTGACCGCCACTGATCTGGGCGCCGTGGCAATCAAGGCCGCGGTAGAGCGCGCCGGCCTGAAGCCGGAACAAGTCGACGCCGTGTTGTTCGGCAATGTGCTGCAAGCGGGCCAGGGCCAGGCGCCGGCGCGCCAGGCAACCATCAAGGCCGGCCTGCCGGTCGGCACCAATGCTGCCACTATCTCCAAGGTATGCGGTTCGGCCATGCAAGCCACCATGTTCGGCTTCGACTCCCTGCTGGCAGGGACTAACGAAGTCGTAGTCACCGGGGGCATGGAATCGATGACCAATGCGCCTTACCTGATCCCGAAAGCACGCGGCGGCTACCGTATCGGCCACGGCATGATTTTCGATCACATGATGCTGGACGGCCTGGAAGATGCCTATTCCAAGGGCGAAAACGGCGGCGGCCGCTCGATGGGTACTTTCGGCGAAGAATGCGCCTCCAAATACCATTTCAGCCGCGCCGACCAGGACGCCTTTGCAATCGCTTCGGTGCAGCGCGCGCAGGCAGCTACCGCCGACGGCTCCTTCAAATGGGAAATCGCCCCGGTGACAGTCACCAGCCGTGCCGGCGAAGTGGTGATCGACAAGGACGAAGGTCCGCAAAAAGCCAAGATCGACAAGATCCCGTCGCTGCGCGCGGCGTTCAAGAAGGACGGCACCATCACTGCCGCTTCCTCGTCCTCCATCAACGACGGCGCTGCGGCGCTGGTGCTGATGCGCGAATCGACCGCCAAGAAACTCGGCTGCACGCCGATTGCCCGCATCCTCGGTCACACCAGCCACTCGCAAGAACCGGAATGGTTCACCACCGCACCGGTCGGCGCGATTGAAAAGCTGTACAAGAAAGTCGGCTGGAAGCACAGCGACGTCGATCTGTATGAAGTCAACGAAGCGTTCGCCGTGGTGCCGATGGCAACCATGAAAGAACACGACATCCCGCATGACAAGATCAACGTCCACGGCGGCGCTTGCGCTCTAGGCCATCCTATCGGCGCTTCCGGCGCGCGCATCATCGTCACGCTGCTGGGCGCACTGAAGGCCAAGGGTCTCAAGCGCGGCGTGGCGTCACTGTGCATCGGCGGCGGCGAAGGCACGGCGATTGCCGTTGAACTGGTCTGA